The Bombus huntii isolate Logan2020A unplaced genomic scaffold, iyBomHunt1.1 ctg00000084.1, whole genome shotgun sequence genome has a window encoding:
- the LOC126876589 gene encoding omega-amidase NIT2-A-like isoform X3, which yields MPEIEGDKLYNTCTIWGPDGTLIAKHRKVHLFDIDIPNKITFRESDSLSPGNSLTTFDVKGCKIGIDICYDIRFEEMARIYRNKDTSG from the exons atgcctgaaatagagggcgataaattgtacaatacttgtactatttggggtcccgatggaactttgatagcaaaacaccgaaag gtacatctattcgacatcgacattcctaataagattacttttcgagagagtgattcactcagtcctggtaactccctaacgacgttcgatgtgaagggctgcaaaataggtattgacatttgctatgatattagattcgaggaaatggcacgcatttatcggaacaaag atacttctggctag
- the LOC126876589 gene encoding omega-amidase NIT2-A-like isoform X2 produces MPEIEGDKLYNTCTIWGPDGTLIAKHRKVHLFDIDIPNKITFRESDSLSPGNSLTTFDVKGCKIGIDICYDIRFEEMARIYRNKGCQMLIYPAAFNMTTGPLHWSLLQRSRANDNQLYVACISPARVP; encoded by the exons atgcctgaaatagagggcgataaattgtacaatacttgtactatttggggtcccgatggaactttgatagcaaaacaccgaaag gtacatctattcgacatcgacattcctaataagattacttttcgagagagtgattcactcagtcctggtaactccctaacgacgttcgatgtgaagggctgcaaaataggtattgacatttgctatgatattagattcgaggaaatggcacgcatttatcggaacaaag gttgccaaatgctgatatatccagcggcattcaatatgaccactggaccactgcactggtcattacttcagcgttccagagcgaatgataatcaattatacgttgcctgcatatcaccggctcgtgttccttaa